One Streptomyces sp. NBC_01217 genomic region harbors:
- a CDS encoding aldo/keto reductase produces MRYTTFGRRTGLRVFEYALGTGNFGTGWGAGADVDESRRMFDRFAEAGGTFIDTADNYQFGESEEILAKFIAADRDHFVVASKFTNGATAQPDVSRTGNSRKNMIHSVEASLKRLGTDYIDLYWVHFPDGLTPMEEILRGIDDLVGSGKILHAALSNFPAWRVSRAAALADLKSWAPVAGIQVEYSLVERTADRELLPMAESLGLGAALWSPLGGGLLTGKYRGSAAGRLSDLKTLVHTEDDDRKTAVLDTVLAVAQETGATAAQVSVAWVRERAARAATSFIPIIGPRNLGQLDSYLGALDVQLTPEQYARLSKVSLVALGVPHGVNDSVRDRVRGGDASLVAEPLRPVA; encoded by the coding sequence ATGCGTTACACGACTTTCGGACGGCGGACCGGGCTCCGTGTTTTCGAGTACGCGCTCGGCACGGGCAATTTCGGCACGGGTTGGGGCGCGGGTGCCGACGTGGATGAGTCCCGTCGGATGTTCGACAGGTTCGCCGAGGCCGGTGGCACTTTCATCGACACTGCGGACAATTACCAGTTCGGGGAGTCGGAGGAGATCCTCGCGAAGTTCATCGCGGCCGATCGCGACCATTTCGTCGTGGCGAGCAAGTTCACCAATGGGGCCACGGCGCAGCCGGACGTTTCCAGGACCGGTAACAGCCGGAAGAACATGATTCATTCGGTGGAGGCGAGCCTGAAGCGTCTGGGTACCGACTACATCGACCTGTACTGGGTTCACTTCCCCGACGGCCTGACGCCGATGGAGGAGATTCTGCGGGGCATCGACGATCTGGTGGGCTCGGGCAAGATCCTCCATGCCGCGCTGTCCAACTTTCCCGCGTGGCGTGTCTCGCGCGCCGCCGCTCTGGCGGATCTGAAGAGCTGGGCGCCGGTCGCCGGGATCCAGGTCGAGTACAGCCTGGTGGAGCGCACTGCCGACCGTGAGCTGCTGCCGATGGCGGAGAGTCTCGGGCTGGGCGCCGCGCTGTGGTCGCCGCTCGGGGGTGGTCTGCTGACCGGGAAGTACCGGGGCAGTGCCGCGGGCCGGCTCAGTGATCTGAAGACGCTCGTGCACACCGAGGACGATGACCGGAAGACGGCGGTTCTCGACACCGTCCTGGCCGTCGCGCAGGAGACCGGAGCGACTGCGGCGCAGGTGTCGGTGGCGTGGGTCCGTGAACGGGCCGCGCGGGCGGCGACGTCGTTCATCCCGATCATCGGCCCGCGGAACCTCGGCCAGCTGGACAGCTACCTCGGCGCCCTCGACGTCCAGCTCACTCCCGAACAGTACGCGCGCCTGAGCAAGGTCAGCTTGGTGGCGCTCGGCGTCCCCCACGGCGTCAACGACAGCGTCCGGGACCGGGTCCGCGGCGGCGACGCCTCTCTGGTGGCCGAGCCCTTGCGTCCCGTCGCCTGA
- a CDS encoding aldehyde dehydrogenase family protein yields MGVLLAIQPWNFPYYQLARVAAPNLMAGNVVMVKHASIVPQAAAAFERLFLEAGAPEGAYTNLYATKEQIGRLIDDPRIRGVALTGSEEAGSVVAARVGKNLKKSTMELGGSDALIVLADADLDKTVQWALWGRMNNGGQCCVAAKRIIAVDEIADRFLEQFKTELADLKAGDPFDEATTLPPMSSQAAADQLNAQVGAAVDAGATSIPLGEPIPTTGAFVQPTILTDLIPENPAYYQEFFGPVALFFRAEGEDEAVRLANDSHYGLGGSVFTQDTEHGAELAERLDTGMVFVNHPTWTKADLPFGGTKRSGYGHELSTAGIHEFVNNKLINIVPIDAPA; encoded by the coding sequence ATGGGGGTCCTGCTGGCCATCCAACCGTGGAACTTCCCGTACTACCAGCTTGCCCGCGTCGCCGCGCCGAACCTGATGGCCGGGAACGTGGTGATGGTCAAGCACGCGTCGATCGTGCCGCAGGCGGCAGCGGCGTTCGAGCGCCTCTTCCTGGAGGCCGGGGCGCCGGAGGGCGCGTACACCAACCTCTACGCCACCAAGGAGCAGATCGGCCGGCTGATCGACGACCCGAGGATCCGCGGAGTGGCCCTGACCGGGAGCGAGGAAGCGGGATCGGTCGTGGCCGCACGCGTCGGAAAGAATCTCAAGAAGTCGACGATGGAACTCGGAGGCAGCGACGCCCTCATCGTGCTGGCGGACGCCGACCTGGACAAGACCGTGCAGTGGGCCTTGTGGGGCCGGATGAACAACGGTGGCCAGTGCTGCGTGGCTGCCAAGCGAATCATCGCCGTTGACGAGATCGCTGACAGGTTCCTCGAACAATTCAAGACCGAACTCGCCGATCTGAAGGCCGGCGACCCGTTCGACGAGGCAACCACCCTTCCACCCATGTCGTCGCAGGCCGCAGCGGATCAACTGAACGCCCAGGTGGGAGCTGCCGTCGACGCCGGTGCGACATCAATCCCGCTCGGTGAGCCGATACCGACAACAGGGGCATTCGTACAGCCGACGATCCTCACCGATCTCATCCCGGAAAACCCCGCCTACTACCAGGAGTTCTTCGGGCCGGTCGCCCTGTTCTTCCGCGCAGAGGGCGAGGACGAAGCCGTACGGCTCGCAAACGACTCACACTACGGGCTCGGCGGATCCGTGTTCACACAGGACACCGAGCATGGAGCCGAGCTCGCTGAGCGCCTCGATACCGGGATGGTGTTCGTGAACCATCCCACCTGGACGAAGGCGGATCTGCCGTTCGGTGGGACGAAGCGTTCCGGCTACGGTCATGAACTCTCAACTGCTGGAATCCATGAGTTCGTGAACAACAAGCTCATCAACATCGTGCCCATCGACGCGCCCGCGTAG
- a CDS encoding MFS transporter — MLATSVFLSALDAFVVNVALTPIGQGVGETSLSKLSWILNGYAIVYAALLVPAGRLADRYGRKAGFLLGLGIFTVASLGAALSGGLWVLVAFRFLQAAGAAVLTPASLGLVLTTAPPAKATRYVQIWAASGSLAAAAGPVVGGLLVEAAWQWIFLLNLPIGIAALFMAARLLPGGRQGTDTRLPDLFGGALLVVAIGSLALGLVQGPEWGWGAAPTVGGFAVAAAALALCLLRSARHPVPVVDLGLLRDRVFAWANIATLLFYAAFAVQLLGLTLWLQQVWHWSAIETGLGVAPGPAMVFVAAALGRRLARRVPVGVVAAIGSALVALGTAWIALNAGGSLNYAADILPGWLIAGVGVGLALPTMISSATAGLPRDRAATGSAVVSMAGQVGTVLGVSALVVILAAGGSGGPSHTFSLAWWISAGVVALSALAALGITPRRRPATATVR; from the coding sequence GTGCTGGCCACGTCGGTGTTCCTCTCCGCCCTGGACGCCTTCGTCGTCAACGTCGCCCTGACTCCCATCGGGCAAGGAGTGGGTGAGACCTCGCTGTCCAAGCTGAGCTGGATCCTCAACGGGTACGCGATCGTGTACGCCGCGCTGCTCGTCCCGGCGGGCCGGCTGGCCGACCGCTATGGGCGCAAGGCCGGCTTTCTGCTGGGGCTCGGGATTTTCACCGTCGCCAGCCTGGGGGCCGCACTCAGCGGCGGCCTCTGGGTCCTGGTCGCGTTCCGCTTCCTGCAGGCGGCCGGCGCTGCCGTTCTCACCCCCGCCAGCCTCGGGCTCGTGCTGACCACGGCGCCACCCGCGAAGGCCACCCGGTACGTCCAGATCTGGGCGGCCAGCGGCTCCCTGGCCGCAGCGGCCGGGCCTGTGGTCGGCGGCCTGCTCGTCGAGGCGGCCTGGCAGTGGATCTTCCTGCTCAACCTCCCGATCGGCATCGCGGCCCTGTTCATGGCCGCACGGCTGCTGCCGGGCGGACGCCAGGGCACCGACACGCGCCTGCCCGACCTGTTCGGCGGAGCCCTGCTTGTGGTCGCCATCGGGTCACTGGCGCTGGGCCTGGTCCAGGGCCCGGAGTGGGGCTGGGGAGCCGCGCCCACCGTAGGTGGCTTCGCGGTCGCCGCGGCGGCGCTCGCACTGTGCCTGCTGCGCTCGGCACGCCACCCGGTGCCCGTCGTCGACCTCGGTCTGCTCCGCGACCGCGTGTTCGCCTGGGCCAACATCGCCACCCTGCTTTTCTACGCCGCCTTCGCGGTCCAGTTGCTCGGCCTGACACTGTGGCTCCAGCAGGTGTGGCACTGGTCGGCCATCGAGACCGGCCTCGGTGTCGCGCCCGGTCCGGCCATGGTGTTCGTCGCTGCCGCGCTCGGCCGGCGCCTCGCCCGGCGCGTGCCGGTCGGCGTCGTCGCCGCGATCGGCTCGGCCCTCGTCGCCCTCGGCACCGCCTGGATCGCCCTCAACGCGGGTGGCTCCCTGAATTACGCCGCCGACATCCTGCCCGGCTGGCTGATCGCCGGCGTCGGTGTGGGACTCGCGCTCCCGACGATGATCTCCTCCGCCACCGCCGGTCTCCCTCGGGACCGGGCCGCCACCGGCAGCGCGGTTGTCTCCATGGCCGGTCAGGTCGGCACCGTACTGGGTGTCAGCGCTCTGGTCGTCATCCTGGCGGCCGGCGGATCCGGGGGGCCGTCACACACCTTTTCCCTCGCCTGGTGGATCTCGGCCGGTGTCGTGGCGCTGAGCGCCCTCGCCGCGCTGGGCATCACCCCCCGTCGGCGCCCTGCGACCGCCACGGTCCGCTAG
- a CDS encoding NADPH-dependent F420 reductase: MNIGIIGAGNIGGNLTRRFSELGHSVAVANSRGPQTLAGLAAETGAHAVPLGEVARGADLVVVTIPEASVPDLPAGVLDEAADDVVVVDTCNYYPQQRDGRIDEIEAGLPESRWTEAQLHHPVIKAFNNIYAQHLGDDGRPADAPGRIALPVAGDDESGKAIVMHLVDALGFDPVDAGGLDESWRQQPGTPVYTTDKDAAGVREALAEASPQRTPAWRATEDSPGSFDTPA, from the coding sequence GTGAATATCGGCATCATCGGCGCCGGAAACATCGGCGGCAACCTCACCCGACGGTTCTCCGAACTCGGGCACAGCGTGGCCGTGGCGAACTCGCGAGGTCCACAGACCCTTGCCGGCCTCGCCGCGGAGACCGGCGCGCACGCGGTGCCCCTAGGCGAAGTGGCCCGCGGTGCGGACTTGGTCGTAGTGACGATCCCCGAGGCGAGTGTGCCTGACCTTCCCGCGGGGGTGCTGGACGAGGCCGCCGACGACGTGGTCGTCGTCGACACCTGCAACTACTACCCCCAGCAACGGGACGGCCGTATCGACGAGATCGAGGCGGGGCTGCCGGAGAGCCGCTGGACCGAGGCACAGCTCCATCACCCCGTGATCAAGGCGTTCAACAACATCTACGCGCAGCACCTCGGCGACGACGGCCGCCCCGCCGACGCCCCTGGGCGGATCGCGCTGCCGGTGGCCGGCGACGACGAGTCGGGCAAGGCCATCGTGATGCACCTCGTGGACGCGCTGGGCTTTGATCCGGTCGACGCCGGCGGGCTCGACGAGTCCTGGCGCCAACAACCCGGAACGCCGGTCTACACCACGGACAAGGATGCGGCAGGCGTACGCGAGGCACTGGCCGAGGCGAGTCCACAGCGGACTCCTGCCTGGCGGGCCACCGAGGACAGCCCCGGGAGTTTCGACACGCCCGCCTGA
- a CDS encoding zinc-binding alcohol dehydrogenase family protein: MHAWEVLEPGPIEQGSLRYVEKPIPRPRSDELLVHVRTCGVCRTDLHVSEGDLPVHRQHVTPGHEVAGVVAATGGDVRNFIVGDRVGVAWLRSTDGTCAYCRRGDENLCPNSSYTGWDADGGYAEYTTVPAAFAYQLPGDVEDAALSPLLCAGIIGFRALLRTSLPEGGRLGLYGFGGSAHLCAQVALAQGARVHVLTRGEADRQLALDLGAASARGAYDEPPELLDGAILFAPVGDLVPVAMRALDRGGILAIAGIHLTDTPPLNYERELFYEKQLRSVTSNTRRNGRDFMTLASRHKVRATTHSYPLSQAQQALRDLKAGRFDGAAVLVNDIVRRE, from the coding sequence ATGCACGCATGGGAGGTCCTCGAACCGGGGCCGATCGAGCAGGGTTCCCTGCGGTACGTCGAAAAGCCGATCCCGCGGCCACGCTCGGACGAGCTGCTGGTGCATGTGCGTACCTGTGGGGTGTGCCGTACCGACCTCCACGTCAGCGAGGGCGATCTGCCTGTGCACAGGCAGCACGTCACGCCCGGCCACGAAGTCGCCGGGGTGGTCGCGGCAACGGGCGGGGACGTGCGGAACTTCATCGTCGGCGACCGGGTCGGAGTGGCCTGGCTGCGCAGCACCGACGGCACATGCGCGTACTGCCGACGCGGGGATGAGAACCTCTGCCCGAACTCGTCGTACACCGGATGGGATGCCGACGGGGGATACGCGGAGTACACCACCGTTCCCGCGGCGTTCGCGTACCAGCTGCCCGGCGACGTCGAGGACGCGGCGCTGTCGCCGCTGCTGTGCGCGGGCATCATCGGCTTCCGCGCCCTGCTGCGCACATCGCTGCCCGAGGGCGGACGGCTCGGACTGTACGGGTTCGGTGGCAGCGCGCACCTGTGCGCACAGGTCGCGCTCGCGCAGGGCGCACGCGTGCACGTGCTGACCCGGGGCGAGGCCGACCGGCAGCTTGCCCTCGATCTCGGCGCCGCCTCCGCCCGGGGAGCCTATGACGAGCCGCCCGAACTGCTGGACGGCGCGATCCTGTTCGCCCCGGTCGGCGACCTGGTCCCGGTCGCGATGCGGGCACTGGACCGCGGCGGGATCCTCGCGATCGCGGGTATCCACCTGACCGACACCCCACCCCTGAACTATGAGCGAGAGCTGTTCTACGAGAAGCAATTGCGCAGCGTCACCTCCAACACCCGTCGCAACGGGCGCGATTTCATGACGCTCGCGAGTCGCCACAAGGTGCGCGCGACCACCCACAGTTACCCACTGTCCCAGGCACAGCAAGCCCTCCGCGACCTCAAAGCCGGCCGTTTCGACGGGGCGGCGGTACTCGTGAACGACATCGTGCGACGGGAGTGA